One genomic region from Xylocopa sonorina isolate GNS202 chromosome 8, iyXylSono1_principal, whole genome shotgun sequence encodes:
- the Rpb11 gene encoding DNA-directed RNA polymerase II subunit RPB11, with product MNAPPTFESFLLYEGEKKIIKEQDTKVPNAAIFTINKEDHTLGNMIRNQLLKDPQVLFAGYKVPHPLEHKFVIRIQTTSDYTPHEAFMHAITDLIAELSLFEERFKEAIKEKKEGLD from the exons ATGAACGCACCACCAACCTTCGAATCGTTTCTTCTATACGAGGGAGAGAAGAA AATAATCAAAGAGCAGGACACTAAAGTTCCCAATGCCGCAATTTTCACTATTAACAAAGAGGATCATACTCTTGGGAACATGATTCGCAA TCAGCTACTGAAGGACCCTCAGGTTTTATTCGCCGGTTATAAGGTTCCTCATCCACTGGAACACAAGTTTGTAATTAGAATTCAGACCACATCGGACTATACTCCACATGAAGCTTTTATGCATGCTATTACCGATCTTATAGCTGAACTTTCACTATTTGAAGAACGTTTTAAG GAAGCTATTAAGGAGAAAAAAGAAGGATTGGATTGA